Proteins co-encoded in one Chroicocephalus ridibundus chromosome 6, bChrRid1.1, whole genome shotgun sequence genomic window:
- the PLAAT1 gene encoding phospholipase A and acyltransferase 1 gives MAAIESFSATHPGDPQPGDLIEIFRPAYQHWALYLGDGYIINVTPVDEGPPATFSSAKSVFSRKARVRMQLLKDVVGNDTYHINNKYDGTYAPLPVEEIIRRAEYLIDQEVSYDLLGNNCEHFVTLLRYGEGVSDQAKRAIGAIGFVTAAAGAFSLLGLLRSRSRERQY, from the exons ATGGCAGCTATCGAGAGCTTCAGTGCCACCCACCCTGGCGACCCCCAGCCCGGGGACCTGATTGAGATCTTCCGGCCAGCTTACCAGCACTGGGCCCTCTACCTGGGGGACGGGTACATCATCAACGTGACACCCGTAG ATGAAGGGCCCCCAGCCACCTTCTCCAGTGCCAAGTCAGTGTTCAGCAGAAAGGCCCGGGTGAGGATGCAGCTCCTGAAGGACGTGGTGGGCAATGACACCTACCACATCAACAACAAGTACGATGGCACCTACGCTCCCCTCCCGGTGGAGGAGATCATCCGGCGCGCTGAGTACCTCATTGACCAGGAGGTGTCCTACGACCTGCTTGGCAACAACTGTGAGCACTTCGTGACGCTGCTCCGCTATGGCGAGGGGGTCTCTGACCAG GCCAAACGAGCCATCGGTGCCATTGGGTTTGTaacagctgctgctggtgccttCTCCTTGCTGGGCTTGCTCCGGAGCAGATCCAGAGAGAGACAGTACTGA